The following coding sequences lie in one Candidatus Eisenbacteria bacterium genomic window:
- the xseA gene encoding exodeoxyribonuclease VII large subunit, which translates to MKREPSSGTGADRKIWSVSELTARVKGALEEAFPPLWVEGEISNFVHHTSGHMYFSLKDERAQLRAVFFRGNNRLLNFHPEDGLRVRAYGSLTVYERSGQHQIVVRSLVPVGRGELELAFRALVERLEKEGLFDPARKRPLPRWPERVGVITSPTGAAIHDVIRVLRDRFPVTLLLYPVRVQGEGAAEEIAAAIERMNAAAAADLLVVGRGGGSLEDLWAYNEERVARAIAASRIPVLSAVGHEVDVTIADLAADARAATPSAAAEMLSPDREEVERILEHFARRVARPMEERLRFLAERLRRFRESRALAVPEARVREETQRLDDLSRRLATAATRGGERRRERLAALSGSLRALDPSAVLDRGYSIVRDEVGRAVLDAAALAPGALLTIRFRRGEADARTERIRPADG; encoded by the coding sequence ATGAAGCGCGAGCCTTCGAGCGGGACCGGCGCGGACCGGAAGATCTGGTCCGTCTCGGAGCTGACGGCGCGGGTGAAGGGCGCCCTGGAGGAGGCCTTTCCCCCGCTCTGGGTGGAGGGGGAGATTTCCAACTTCGTTCACCACACATCGGGGCACATGTACTTCTCCCTCAAGGACGAGAGGGCGCAGCTTCGCGCGGTTTTCTTTCGGGGCAACAATCGACTGCTCAACTTTCATCCCGAGGACGGGCTTCGGGTGCGCGCCTATGGGTCCCTCACGGTTTACGAGAGGAGCGGCCAGCATCAGATCGTGGTGCGGAGTCTGGTGCCGGTCGGACGGGGGGAGTTGGAACTCGCCTTTCGGGCGCTGGTGGAGCGGCTGGAGAAGGAGGGACTCTTCGATCCGGCGCGGAAGCGCCCCCTCCCCCGGTGGCCGGAGAGGGTCGGCGTGATCACCTCGCCGACGGGCGCGGCGATCCACGACGTGATCCGCGTGCTCCGGGACCGCTTTCCCGTGACGCTTCTCCTCTATCCCGTCCGGGTGCAGGGGGAAGGGGCGGCGGAGGAGATCGCCGCCGCCATCGAGAGGATGAACGCCGCCGCGGCAGCGGACCTGCTCGTCGTCGGCCGGGGGGGAGGCTCGTTGGAGGATCTCTGGGCCTACAACGAGGAGCGCGTCGCTCGGGCCATCGCCGCCTCCCGGATCCCGGTGCTCTCCGCGGTGGGCCACGAGGTGGATGTCACCATCGCCGACCTGGCGGCGGACGCCCGCGCCGCCACCCCCTCCGCGGCGGCGGAGATGCTGTCGCCGGACCGGGAGGAAGTGGAGCGGATCCTGGAGCATTTCGCGCGGCGTGTCGCCCGGCCGATGGAGGAGCGGCTCCGCTTTCTCGCGGAGAGGCTCCGCCGTTTCCGGGAGAGCCGCGCCCTCGCCGTTCCGGAGGCGCGGGTGCGGGAGGAGACGCAGCGACTGGACGATCTCTCCCGGCGGCTGGCGACCGCGGCGACGCGGGGGGGGGAACGCCGGAGGGAGAGGCTCGCCGCCCTTTCCGGGAGTCTCCGCGCGCTCGATCCGTCGGCGGTGCTCGACCGGGGGTACAGCATCGTGCGGGACGAGGTGGGACGGGCGGTGCTCGACGCGGCGGCGCTCGCGCCCGGCGCGCTCCTCACCATCCGTTTCCGAAGGGGAGAGGCGGACGCGAGAACCGAGCGGATCCGCCCCGCGGATGGATAG
- the xseB gene encoding exodeoxyribonuclease VII small subunit, producing MDRSEKLSGKKTTPEAGRIDWEKSMTRLEEIVRDLEAGKGTLDESLRLFEEGNGLVKELERALAEAELRVRKILDRGSEGIREEPFGEGEEE from the coding sequence ATGGATAGGAGTGAAAAATTGAGTGGCAAAAAAACCACGCCGGAGGCCGGCCGGATCGACTGGGAAAAGAGCATGACCCGGCTCGAGGAGATCGTGCGCGATCTGGAGGCGGGAAAGGGTACGCTGGACGAGTCGCTCCGGCTCTTCGAGGAGGGGAACGGTCTCGTGAAGGAATTGGAACGCGCCCTCGCCGAGGCGGAGCTTCGGGTGCGGAAGATTCTCGATCGGGGAAGCGAGGGGATCCGAGAGGAACCCTTCGGCGAGGGGGAAGAGGAGTGA
- a CDS encoding polyprenyl synthetase family protein, with amino-acid sequence MSEGVPEALAPYRDRVERALERYLPLDPEEGPEGLIRAMRHSVFAGGKRIRPILALAAHEAAGGSGVGVDAVAAAIEMIHTYSLIHDDLPCMDDDDLRRGRPTCHVAFGEATALLAGDALLTRGLTLLARAEPIPAERRIRLVDEVGRAVDTTGMIGGQALDLLAETEPVREKGALERIHRMKTGALLSVSAAAGGIAAGASEEAIEGLRSYGAAFGLVFQIVDDLLDVTAGAERMGKRTGKDAARGKATFPGLVGVEASAAEARRLAGEAVLALPFDTEGGLLARVVQFVVDRLNGAC; translated from the coding sequence GTGAGCGAGGGCGTGCCGGAAGCGCTCGCGCCTTACCGCGACCGCGTGGAAAGGGCGCTGGAGCGTTACCTTCCTCTCGATCCGGAAGAGGGGCCGGAGGGGTTGATCCGGGCGATGCGCCACTCCGTCTTCGCCGGCGGGAAACGGATCCGGCCGATCCTCGCTCTGGCGGCGCACGAGGCGGCGGGGGGGAGCGGGGTCGGTGTGGACGCGGTCGCGGCGGCGATCGAAATGATTCACACCTACTCGCTCATCCATGACGATCTTCCCTGCATGGACGACGACGATCTGCGCCGCGGTCGCCCCACCTGCCACGTCGCCTTCGGCGAGGCGACGGCGCTCCTGGCGGGGGACGCCCTCCTCACGCGGGGGTTGACGCTCCTCGCCCGAGCCGAGCCGATCCCGGCGGAGCGGCGGATCCGTCTGGTCGACGAGGTGGGCCGCGCGGTGGACACGACCGGCATGATCGGGGGGCAGGCGCTCGACCTCCTCGCCGAGACGGAACCGGTCCGGGAAAAAGGTGCGCTCGAGAGGATCCATCGGATGAAGACCGGCGCGCTCCTCTCGGTTTCCGCCGCCGCCGGGGGGATCGCCGCCGGCGCGTCCGAGGAGGCGATCGAGGGTCTCCGCTCCTACGGCGCCGCCTTCGGTCTGGTCTTCCAAATCGTCGACGATCTTCTGGACGTGACCGCCGGCGCGGAGCGGATGGGGAAGAGGACCGGCAAGGACGCGGCGCGGGGGAAGGCGACTTTTCCGGGGCTGGTCGGCGTGGAGGCTTCGGCGGCGGAGGCGCGCCGTCTGGCAGGCGAGGCCGTTCTCGCCCTCCCCTTCGACACGGAGGGGGGACTCCTCGCGCGGGTTGTCCAGTTCGTGGTTGACCGCCTGAACGGAGCTTGTTAA